The proteins below are encoded in one region of Lactuca sativa cultivar Salinas chromosome 3, Lsat_Salinas_v11, whole genome shotgun sequence:
- the LOC128125906 gene encoding uncharacterized protein LOC128125906 encodes MRVKVTTFNGLSLSTRMGSAIMINPPVTEDLQLQKWYNKNKTELKELLQKKAYKDTEILLPYPEEKDIVPIAKAIANFKYRKATWIRGRLRLPTQDRSFSHTPCSNCLKSVEADMNWKIKCQSCKMDSEIQVILRATVDIDDGTASIRVCISNPDIQKFIPFTPNAVKEAEDSGKDMHDLIAASIQTMSVVGFIRSSETTYNQQSTTRISIVKAHKVTNNAFLASTVAAETQGSKQPHTLGQGTSKEEATQTHTSNNTYPAAIGNEATQELKHPPTVSEGTSKGEPPSEGALKRKHPQSEAYKETESLDGKTPRETKKIK; translated from the exons GTCTATCATTAAGCACGAGAATGGGCTCTGCAATCATGATTAATCCACCTGTGACAGAAGATCTTCAGCTGCAGAAATG GTACAATAAGAACAAAACAGAACTTAAGGAATTACTTCAAAAGAAAGCGTACAAAGACACTGAGATTTTACTTCCATATCCAGAAGAGAAAGACATAGTTCCTATCGCTAAAGCAATCGCAAACTTCAAATAT CGGAAAGCAACATGGATAAGAGGCAGGCTGCGTTTACCAACCCAAGATAGAAGCTTCTCACACACACCATGTTCAAATTGCTTAAAATCAGTTGAAGCAGACATGAACTGGAAAATCAAATGCCAATCATGTAAAATGGACTCCGAGATACAAGTAAT CTTGAGAGCTACAGTTGATATTGATGATGGAACTGCATCAATTCGTGTATGTATATCAAACCCAGACATCCAAAAGTTCATTCCATTTACACCAAATGCAGTGAAGGAGGCTGAAGATAGT GGAAAGGATATGCACGATTTAATAGCAGCATCCATTCAAACCATGTCAGTTGTTGGATTCATACGTTCATCTGAGACAACATACAACCAACAATCTACCACAAGAATTAGTATTGTTAAAGCACACAAGGTCACAAACAATGCATTTCTGGCATCAACTGTTGCTGCAGAAACACAGGGTTCCAAACAGCCACACACCCTCGGTCAAGGAACATCCAAAGAAGAGGCGACACAAACCCACACATCCAACAACACATACCCAGCAGCCATTGGTAATGAAGCAACACAAGAACTGAAACACCCACCAACAGTTAGTGAAGGAACAAGCAAAGGAGAGCCCCCAAGTGAAGGAGCACTTAAACGAAAGCATCCACAATCTGAAGCATACAAGGAGACAGAAAGTTTGGATGGTAAAACACCAAGGGAAACCAAGAAGATTAAATAA
- the LOC128132803 gene encoding replication protein A 70 kDa DNA-binding subunit B-like has translation MSNVLDITPALKTEWTALIQVLEVGHIQENIGREELRHLLFTDCKGTKVLAIIYGYHLPLFKHTFKPYKRYYISNAVIIKVQTQFVISSYKYSWSLNNRTLVQPYPELKPPVLPCHFQFTPFTQLHRHAETDNYQNIRGVVIKCFPSEQLHDGSELSSKRDIIIVNEERILLLLTLWNSFDDNEGYALQKMTTTPPMIFGMRLKVITSNGLSLTTTMGSAIMINPPAAKDLHLDNWYNENEGELEQLLNRKTYNESDLLFPIPQKNDTVPIATAIESLKSVSNYNYKMT, from the exons ATGTCAAACGTACTGGATATTACCCCAGCACTAAAAACAGAATGGACTGCCTTGATCCAAGTTTTAGAAGTTGGGCACATACAAGAAAACATAGGCAGAGAAGAACTAAGACATCTTCTATTTACAGACTGCAAG GGGACAAAGGTGTTGGCTATCATCTACGGCTACCATCTCCCACTTTTCAAGCATACTTTCAAACCGTACAAACGGTACTACATATCAAATGCAGTCATAATAAAAGTTCAAACACAATTTGTTATCAGCTCCTATAAATATTCGTGGTCACTCAACAATCGGACTCTCGTTCAACCATATCCTGAGCTTAAACCCCCTGTATTGCCATGTCACTTTCAGTTTACCCCTTTCACCCAATTGCACAGACATGCTGAAACTGACAATTACCAAA ACATAAGGGGTGTCGTCATCAAATGCTTTCCAAGTGAACAATTACATGACGGATCAGAGCTATCATCAAAAAGAGACATCATCATCGTCAACGAAGA GAGAATACTTCTTCTACTTACGTTATGGAATTCCTTTGATGACAATGAAGGGTATGCTCTACAGAAAATGACTACTACACCACCAATGATATTTGGAATGAGATTGAAAGTGATCACTTCCAACG GTCTGTCACTTACCACAACAATGGGTTCTGCAATCATGATTAATCCACCAGCGGCGAAAGATCTACATTTAGATAATTG GTACAATGAAAATGAAGGAGAACTGGAACAGTTACTTAACAGAAAAACTTACAATGAAAGTGATCTTTTATTCCCCATTCCACAAAAAAATGACACAGTTCCTATCGCAACAGCAATTGAAAGCCTAAAAAGTGTAAGTAATTACAACTACAAAATGACTTAA